DNA from Bacteroidota bacterium:
ACAAACAAATCGGTTTTTGTAACTCCATAACATAATCTTTCTTCTACTCTTGCATGCAAAGGCAGCCCTCGTTTTGGGCTGCCTTTCTGCTTTTCTGTAAGTCCGGCCAAATCGGCACCTTGATTTGTTAAGCATATCACGATGGTGTCGATACCCATGTGCAATCGCTTTCCTGCCAATCTTTTCCCACACTGGCGTGCAGGCACCCAACCAGACCGCATATTTTTGCCGTATCGCAGCCCTTTGCAGCGTTATTGCCATCCTTGCCGGGTGGCCGCAAATTACGCATGCCCAACAGGTACTGGATACAAGTAAACAAATCACCCAGTATGTACACGAAGTTTGGGAAACCCAGGACGGCCTGCCACAAAACTCAGCCAACGCACTCACAACCGACCAACAGGGTTATTTGTGGGTAGGTACGGAAGAAGGGCTTGTTCGGTTTGATGGAAAACGCATGGTGGTTTTTGATAAAATGAACCAGCCAGCGTTCAAAGCAAATGACGTAGTTACTGTTCTTCCTGCGTCTGACGGCACCCTTTACGTCGGCACGCGTGGCGGTGGCGTTGTAAAGTATGATACTGAAGGCTTTTCCCACATTGGCGAATCAGAAGGGTTGCCCAGCCCCTATATCACAACGCTGTCCGAAGACCCGGCGGGGCATATTTGGATCGGTACTTATGGTGGCGGACTTGCCAGGCTTCACGACAACAGGATTACTTCGTTCGGTGAAACAGCCGGCTTTGATGGTGATTTTGTCAGCGAATTGCTTACCGATGCTGCCGGCACACACTGGATGGGCAGTGATACCGGCTTATTCCAGCTCAAAAATGGCCAATTAAGCAGGTCAGACCTCGCCCAACTCGACAGCGCTTTTATCACCACCCTATTCCAGGACAGCAACCAGACGTTGTGGATTGCCACCCGTACCCAGGGTCTTTTTACGCTAAACGACACAACGGTCTCGCGCCACCCTGTTGCCTTTGGCGAAGGGCAATACATCAATCAAATCCTGGAAGACAACGCCGGCAGCCTCTGGCTTGCCCTCACGCAAGGCGGACTCACCCGCCTGTCAGGAGATCACCATGCAGACATCGACGCCAACACCCAATTTGCAGAAGGCGACCTCCTTGCACTACATCAAGATCCTGAAGGCAGCCTTTGGATCGGTACACGCGGCAAAGGGCTTCATCGCCTCAGAAACGAGAAGTTTACACCCTTTACAACAACAGAAGGCCTTGCAAACAACCGGGTGTATTCAGTCTACGAGCAAGAAGGCCTTGGTATGTGGATTGGCACGGCAGCCGGACTTACAAACATCCAGGAAAACAGTGCAACAGACTTCCCACTAAAAGACGCATTTGCAGATAAAGAAATTCTGTCTGTAACGGGTGATGGTGGTCCAGGCATCTGGATTGGCACCTACGGCGAAGGCCTCTTTTATTTGCAAGGGCCACAGATGCGCCAATTCCAGGCAGCAGATGGCCTGCCCAGCAACAATATTTTTGCCTTAAAAGCGGATAAAGGTGGCGCCTTGTGGATTGGCACAGACGCCGGCGTCGCCATTTACCGCGATGGCGTGTTCAGCACACTGAATGAAGCAGACGGCGTGCCGAGTCCATTTATCACGGCCATTGAGCAAAGCAATGACGGTGCCATGTGGGTTGGTACGTACGATGCCGGTTTCTTCAGATACCAGGATGGACAAATCAAGGCCTTTAATTTGGAAAGCGGCCTGTCTGCAGACGGCGTGCTCTCTCTGTACGAGGACGTAGAAGGCGTACTCTGGATTGGTACCTATGGCGGCGGTTTAAACCGGTTTGAGTTAAACAATTTCACTTCCTACACCACTGCTGACGGCCTGCACAACGACAATGTGTACGTCATACTCGAAGACAATGCGGACAACCTGTGGATGACCTGTAATAAAGGAATTTTCAGGGTATCAAAAGCAACACTAAAACAGATTGCACGGGGTGAAGAGGCCAAACTTGTTTCTACTCCCTTTGGCAAAAACGATGGCTTGCCCTCTGCAGAAGCAACAGGCGGCCAGCAACCAGCAGGCTGGAAATCGAAAGACGGGCAACTCTGGTTCCCGACCATTAAAGGACTGGCGCAGGTTGATCCGGCGAACCTGTACAAAAACCGCGTAGCGCCACCGGTGGTGATCGAGTCGATGGTGGTCGACAACGAGCAGTACGCGCTCAATAGCAATATTTCCCTGGAAGCCGGCACTAATAAGCTTCATCTTTCATTTACGGCCAACAGCCTGGTCATCCCGGAAAAAGTGCTATTTCAATACAAACTGGAGGGTGTAGATGCTAACTGGTCGCTCCCCGATAGCCGGCGAGAAGCATTTTACAACAACCTGCCACCGGGGCAATACACCTTCCACGTAAAAGCCACGAACAACGATGGCTTGTGGAATGAAAAAGGAGCAAGCGTCTCGTTTTACCTTGAGCCCTTTTTCTACCAGACCCTCTGGTTCAAGATCTCTGCCGGCCTTTTTGTTGTCCTCCTGCTGTTTCTCATATACCGGATGCGCATCCAGCAACTGAAAGCGCGCCAGGAAGCCCTTGAGCAAGTCGTAGAAGAACGCACGCGCGACCTCAGAAAAGAAAAAGAGCGCACCGAGGCGTCAAAGCGGGTCATCGAAGCGCAGGCAGATAAACTAAAAGAGCTGGATCGTTTCAAAACGCGGTTCTTTGCTAATATCTCGCACGAATTCAGAACGCCGCTGACCATGATCATCGGGCCCCTCGAAAACGCACTCACGGGTACCTACGGCATGCTCGAGCAAAACATGAAGCGCCAGGTAGGCATCATGTTGCGCAACGCCCAGCGTTTACTGCGGCTCATCAACCAGTTGTTAGATCTATCGAAGCTGGAAGCCGGCAAAATGGAATTGCGCGCCCAGCGCCGTAATGTTGTGCAGTTCCTCGAAAGCGTTGTACTCTCTTGTACACCGCTGGCTGACAAGAAACAGATCAACCTCGTTTTCGACAGCCAGGAAGAGGAAATCGGCCTTTTCTACGAGCCTGATAAATTGGAAAAAGTGTTTTTCAACCTGCTCTCCAATGCCCTGAAGTTTACGCCTGAGGGAGGCCAGATTACGATGGCCGTAACGACAACAGCACCCTCAGATACGTTTGAGCAAGGCGCTGTGATTGTTCGGGTGAGCGATAGTGGCCGGGGCATCCCGGAAAAGAATCTTGCGCATATCTTTAACCGATTCCATCAGGTTGACGGCTCCAATACAAGGGAGTTTGAGGGCACAGGCATCGGACTAGCACTTGTACACGAACTGGTGCTGCTACACCAAGGAACGATTGAGGTAGAAAGCACGGTAGGTGAAGGCACAACATTTATTATCCACTTCCCCAAAGGCAGTAACCACCTCGAAAAAGAACAGCTTGCAACTGCTTTACTGGGAGACGACATCATTGCTCCGGATGCAATAAATGTAGTCACCGAAATGGCCAACGAATCAACGGCGTTCGACCACGAACAGCAGGCAGACACTACGCCGGCTTACCAACCAGATGAAATGATTGGCGACAAAGTAGTCCTGGTTGTTGATGACAACGATGACGTGCGAGAATATGTCAGCGGCATCCTGTCTGCACAGTACACTGTCCATACTGCCGTAGACGGTGTTGATGGCCTGGAAAAGGTTGCATCAATTAATCCGGACCTGGTTATCAGCGACGTTATGATGCCGCGAATGGACGGCAATGAACTGTGTAAACAAATCAAGCAAAACCTGGATTATGACCACATCCCGGTTATCCTGATGACGGCAAAAGCTACCAACGCCCTCAAAATTGAAGGCCTGGAAATGGGCGCGGATGACTACATCGCAAAACCGTTTAATGCACGGGAGTTGCTTGTGCGGGCGCGCAACCTGATGATTATGCGGCATCAGGAGAAGGAGTTAAAAGGACTTAATGACAACCTTGAGCAAAAAGTAGCAGACCAACTGGCGCAGATGTTACAAGAGCGCCTTGCCTACGAAGAAGAATTGCTGGTGGAAAAAGAGAAAGCAGAAACCTCATCGCGATTAAAATCGAACATTCTCGACAATGTAAACCACGAATTTAGAACACCAATTGCCGGCATTATGGGCAGTGCCGAAATTCTAGAAATGGATGCCCCCGAGCAGATGCAGGAGTTTGTTGGGTTCATCAAGCAAAGTGCCTACCGCCTGCAAAGCACCCTCGATGCAGTAGTAGAACTTTCTAATCTTGAGCACGATGCTGTATTGCTCAATATCCAACCTGTTAATCTACTTGACGTAGCCAAAGACGCAGTTGACCGCTTCAAGCCCCTTATTCGCAATAAAGGGCTGCTCTTCTATCCTTTTCTTGGTGAAGAGGCTGTACACATCGAAGCTGATGAATATGCGATAAAACGCATCCTGGATCACTTACTCGACAATGCTGTCAAGTTCACACACGACGGCAAAATCTCCATTGACCTCGACATTGAGCAAGATTTGGTTTCGATCATGATCAAAGATACAGGTATTGGAATCGCAAACGAATTTATGCCGCGTCTGTTTGACGCATTTGTTCAGGAAAGCGATGGCATATCCCGTTCTTATGAAGGCATTGGCATTGGCCTGTCCATATCCAAACGCCTTGCTGAACTCATGCAAGGCAACCTGGATGCCTCAAGCGAGAAGAATGTAGGATCCACATTTATACTCAGCTTTCCGATATTCACGCAAACACAGCCAATACAGGGCGCTGTTAGTACAGATGGCACCGAAGCGGGTACCGCCGACAAAGACAGCACAGATAAAGATACCGCCGGGCAAGATACTGCCGGACAAAATACTGCAGCTTAACACCAAAGCATCCATCCGGCCATCTATCTGGCAACAACACCCTGTGTTGCGTGCAACAACTTAATCAGGAAGCAAACTTGGGACTGACGTTATTCGACTTCTTTTTACGTCCATGACCACCTTTGCGGCCACGATAAGGCCGGCTACCTCCGCCGCTTCCTTTCGACTTACCGCCGTAGCGTTTCTTTTTGCCCCCTCCACGAACAGACTTAGGCTCGATGGTGATGGGATGTCCACGCATTTCGGTGATCCCTTCTACTTCGAAATGTTTGAGGCGTTTTTTGGCGTGGCGCTCAATATTCTTCTGGTAGGTGATTTCACCTTCCCCAACAAAAGTAATGGCATCTCCCTGGCTTTCAGCGCGCCCTGTACGTCCGATGCGGTGAATGTACTCTTCCGGCTGCTCAGGCGTATCGTAGTTGATTACGTGAGAGATGTTATCTATATCGATGCCGCGGGCTGCGATGTTGGTGGCAACCATAATCTGGTACTTGCCCCGACGGAATCCCTTGATAGCGTGTTCACGCTGTCCCTGGGTTCGGTTTGAATGGAGCACTGCTGTTGCAAATCCACTTTTTGAAAGCCGGCGCGCAATCCGGTCGGCCCGGTGTTTTGTGCGCGAGAACACAATTACATTTTCAATAGGCTCAGACTTCAGCAAATGCGTCAGCAGGGCCATTTTGTTTTCCTGCTTCACCGCACAAACGCGCTGCTTGACCGTTTTAGCCGGCGAACGACGCTCGCCTACTTCAATAAACTCAGGATCACTCAAAATGCTACTGGCCAGCTTTTTAATAGCCTGCGGCATCGTAGCTGAAAAAAACATGGTCTGACGTTCACGTGGGGTCGAAGCCACAATTTTCTTGATGTCAGGGATGAAGCCCATATCGAGCATCCGGTCCGCTTCGTCTAGCACCAGCACCTCAACATCGCCGAGGCGTGCATTGCCTCTTTCCATATGGTCAAGCAAGCGACCAGGGGTCGCAACAAGCACGTCCACTCCCTGGCGGAGCCGCTTGATCTGCTGAAACATACCCGTTCCACCAAATACAGACAGACATTTAATGCCCGTATGTTTTGCATACTTGCGGACAGACTCGTCTACTTGAAGCGCCAATTCGCGTGTCGGTACAACAACCAGTGCGCGGACTTTACGTCTACGATTTTTATCTGGCCTGTGTCCACGAACAAGACGATCGAGTAGCGGCAGTACAAAAGCTGCCGTTTTACCAGTACCCGTCTGGGCACTCCCGAATAAGTCTCTGCCGTCAAGGGCTACGGGAATAGCGGTTGCCTGAATAGGCGTTGGTTTTTCATAACCCGCTGACGCAACGCCACGGGCTACCGGCTTGGCAAGGCCAAGCGTATCAAAAGTAATCATAGTATTTTTTTGCCGTGCCCTGCTGGATTCTACCAGCAAACATCGGATGGGCTGTAAAGAGATTTTTGAGGCACGCGTGATGTGGAAACAAACACACGCCTTCAGCACGGCAAAAAAAACTGCATCTGGTGCAGCTTCTGTGGATTCTGTCCGAGTAAATCCCGTTAAGCGCAGTAAATGATAGTTGCCACCGTTGTGACAATCGAAAGGTCTTCAATCCACTTCCTGGAGAAATGTTGTCCTCCAAACACCAAAACAAGGTGAATAGGGCAAGAAGATTGAAGTCTACAGACCTTGCATTTATGATGCCAAAGCTCTGTAATGCCCGTTAAAACGCTACCTCAAGGGCCTTGTCAGGAAATGATAACACCATGGATTGCCCCGGTTGAAGCGCATTCCATTCGTACAGCTTATCCTGATATCGCGAAACAAGGGTTGCCACGTGCATGGCTGAAAAAACGATACGTGAAGGTATTTCTTGCCGTTTACAGGCATCTTCAACCATAGTATTGAAGGCTGATGGCGCGTCAACACCGCTGGCAATGTACTGTAATCCCATTACAACACATTCGATATAGAGACCTTCTGTACCAATCCATGTGCGATCCTCTCGCTCCTCAAAATCTGTAATGTCATGGCCCTGCATCAACAGACCATAAAATCCACCGAAGTTCCCAAGCGACGTTTCTACAACGTAATGCGCAAGATCGTGCGCCGGCCCATACCTACCTTTCAGCTTTGACCACGTAGCCGTGCCATCAGCCCGCATACAGGTTAGCGCATGCACATCTCCCTTACCTTTTTTAATCCGAATTTCCATAACCTGCCTCCCGACAGCACGCGCTAAGCAACCGCTCTGCGAACAGACCGTTTGTCGGGCCGGCGGATAAAATACCACTCTGCAACCAGGACATTAGGCACCCAGCACAGCCAGGAAATGGCAATATAGGCAGGAACAAAGGGTAATCCGGAGACCATGGCAACCGGCAAATAAATACGCAACGTGACCGCTGCAAGCGTTAAGGCATAGTTGCGAATCATCCAGCGACGATGCGCAGCAACATCCCCCTTGCGGATCGTGGTAAACGCAAGAGCTCCTGTAACGAGCCATCCAATACCGAGGCCGGCAAAGCCGAGTGAAGCTGCCAGGCCACCGTTTGCTGAAAATGCAAGCACCAACGCAGCAATACCCGACAGGAGCACACAAATGAGATAAACGCGCCCAAGCAAGCGATGTCGACCAATCGAGTTTCTGCGAAGCGATTTGTTTAGTTGAAACGGACCGATCAATAGTGCAAGTCCGCCCCATATCATATGACCCCAGGCAGCCAGCGGCATGCTGGCAAACTTTTCGCGCATGCCTGAGTCGCCCATTTTATCGATAAAAGGAAAAACAAAGGCGTAGCCTGCTACGGCAATAGCAAGCACAGTCATCACCCACCAGGCCGGCTGGAGACGATATCGGATCTGATTGGACATAAACGACGTGGGTTGTTCAACGGTATATTGAACAACGGAAGGATCCGTGTAATGTTACACCAGGTGCCTTATAATCTTGCTAATATTAAGCCGGTTACAAGACACCTATGTACAATAAAATCAGGCAGATTCTGATTTGATTTTCACTTCAACACCCCACCCCTCTGACAACGATTTGATCATCGCCTGCTCGTTGTCATTCAATACACCATCTGCGTGCGCGATGTGTGTAAGGTCATCGAGGAAAGCAATGCGCTGAATAGGCGGCAGCGTATCTTTAATCGCCCGTGCAGAGGCTTCGAGTGCTTCCTGGTCAGGCTGCGAAGAGTAAAAATTCAGGGCTTCACTAACAACCTTGTTGAGCGCATCATCGGTGAGATCGGGCTGCCAGCGGTGGAGACGTTCCAGAATGGCTTTGATTTCACTGCTTGCAAGATCATTGTCGGTGCTATGCGCGAGGACAATACAAATCAAGCTCATGTCGTGGAGCAAACTCCATGAGGGATCATCAGCAACAGTGGCACTCGTTTGCTCGAGCAACGTTTGTGCATCAGCTTTTACACCCCAAATTTCGGCAAGAGACGTAATGAGGCTGCTTTCACTGGTCAACAATACGCCATCAGCCTCAGCAATACGCACAACATCTTCCAGGGCCTGCTTGCGCTCAGCTTCGGAAAGCGATTTACTCAGCGTACGGATCGTGCGGGTTACTTCGATACTCGCATTTTCCTGCATGTAAATGGCGATAGCTTCTAGTACAATTTCCTGTACATTTTCGCGCGTGAGCTCTGCTTCCCATTTTTGAAGCGTCCCCATAATGGTATCCACTTCCTCGTCACTCAAGGCGTTATCCGTACCATAAGCAAGGGCCACATACACGAGTGCAAGATCGTGCGTTCTTGTCCACGTTTCGTTGCTTTTTATCATTTATCTAAACTAATACTTCAGAGTTAGCGATGGCATCGATCAGCTCTGTCTCCACCATTTGCCAGCCGCCTTCTTCGTACCACACAACTCCCTGCTCAGAGAGTTTGGGGCCTTCAATGCCGGCAGCTTTCCATGTTTCACGCAATTGCTTCAAGGTATCAGGCCTTGGTCCCCACTGGAACAACTCGGTCCCCTCAGCGCCAAAAGCAATCAGTTTTGGGATACTACGTCCCCCATCGGTCAGATGCTGATCCATGATGTCCAAATTGTCATCACGCAGTAATATACGCAAATTAATATGCGGATTACGCGCTGCGGCTTTAGAAATTATTGGTAAAGCGTACGCAGAATCCACACACCAGTCCTCTGTAAGTATAAGCCAGTCTTGCGGCGCAGCAATAGAATCTATCAAATCGGCCAGTTTTTGATCCATCTTGTATTCAGATTCCACCCGCCCGGAACGCTCGGCATTATACCGGGCATAAAAGAGATACTTACGTGCATTTTTATCCAACCCCTTCAACGGCATCGCCATATGCGCCTGCCACGTAGCAAGATATTCGTCATATGTCAACCCCGTTGCCATCCGTGCCTTATAGTCAATTGCCTGTGTTGTATGCATCTCTATTTACCCTATCTATTTTACAAGCACGCGGTTTAAGCACGCGTGCCCCTTGCCGATATTCATGTACGATAACGTTTGCTGTAGTTCCATGCTCCTAGCGGCCTGGAGTGCTTGCGTTATCCTGAAAGCCTGCGCGGTAACGTGCAGGCTTTTTTGTTTATGCAGATTTTGTGCATGTCCTATTGTTAGGTTGTCGAATGCCCCATATTATTACAGTGCCACAAACAGGATAGCTGCCCTGCCTCCTATCCGGTTCATCGTCTTCATTTGACACACCTTGAGCCCAGGCTTATTTTATCTTTCCTTTACAAAACATATCCTGACCAGGGTCAGCCAACCCACCACCGCCCCCTGTGCAGTTGAACCACCTAACAGGACCTATCGAAAGACGTACAACCCGATGACAAACCCATACCGGATTCTTTGCTGTCTTGCCTGCTGCTTGATGCTTACTCTGTTTGCTGGCTGCCAGCCATCAGCGGAAGAAGCTGACGTTGCTATGAATGCTGACGCGGTCACATCTCCCAACACGCTCACAACAGCTGAAGAAGACGCCGGCTGGATCCTGCTATTTGATGGAGCGTCACTGGAAAATTGGCGCGGCTACCGCAAAGACCACGTGCCAGAAGCGCACTGGGCCATTGAAGATGGCACCATCCACAAAATTGCGACAGGCAAAGTGCCTGTAATGGACGACGGTCAACCGATCGACGGCGGCGACATCATTACCCTCGAGAAATTTGAGAATTTTGAGTTCTCCTTC
Protein-coding regions in this window:
- a CDS encoding ATP-binding protein, which translates into the protein MQAPNQTAYFCRIAALCSVIAILAGWPQITHAQQVLDTSKQITQYVHEVWETQDGLPQNSANALTTDQQGYLWVGTEEGLVRFDGKRMVVFDKMNQPAFKANDVVTVLPASDGTLYVGTRGGGVVKYDTEGFSHIGESEGLPSPYITTLSEDPAGHIWIGTYGGGLARLHDNRITSFGETAGFDGDFVSELLTDAAGTHWMGSDTGLFQLKNGQLSRSDLAQLDSAFITTLFQDSNQTLWIATRTQGLFTLNDTTVSRHPVAFGEGQYINQILEDNAGSLWLALTQGGLTRLSGDHHADIDANTQFAEGDLLALHQDPEGSLWIGTRGKGLHRLRNEKFTPFTTTEGLANNRVYSVYEQEGLGMWIGTAAGLTNIQENSATDFPLKDAFADKEILSVTGDGGPGIWIGTYGEGLFYLQGPQMRQFQAADGLPSNNIFALKADKGGALWIGTDAGVAIYRDGVFSTLNEADGVPSPFITAIEQSNDGAMWVGTYDAGFFRYQDGQIKAFNLESGLSADGVLSLYEDVEGVLWIGTYGGGLNRFELNNFTSYTTADGLHNDNVYVILEDNADNLWMTCNKGIFRVSKATLKQIARGEEAKLVSTPFGKNDGLPSAEATGGQQPAGWKSKDGQLWFPTIKGLAQVDPANLYKNRVAPPVVIESMVVDNEQYALNSNISLEAGTNKLHLSFTANSLVIPEKVLFQYKLEGVDANWSLPDSRREAFYNNLPPGQYTFHVKATNNDGLWNEKGASVSFYLEPFFYQTLWFKISAGLFVVLLLFLIYRMRIQQLKARQEALEQVVEERTRDLRKEKERTEASKRVIEAQADKLKELDRFKTRFFANISHEFRTPLTMIIGPLENALTGTYGMLEQNMKRQVGIMLRNAQRLLRLINQLLDLSKLEAGKMELRAQRRNVVQFLESVVLSCTPLADKKQINLVFDSQEEEIGLFYEPDKLEKVFFNLLSNALKFTPEGGQITMAVTTTAPSDTFEQGAVIVRVSDSGRGIPEKNLAHIFNRFHQVDGSNTREFEGTGIGLALVHELVLLHQGTIEVESTVGEGTTFIIHFPKGSNHLEKEQLATALLGDDIIAPDAINVVTEMANESTAFDHEQQADTTPAYQPDEMIGDKVVLVVDDNDDVREYVSGILSAQYTVHTAVDGVDGLEKVASINPDLVISDVMMPRMDGNELCKQIKQNLDYDHIPVILMTAKATNALKIEGLEMGADDYIAKPFNARELLVRARNLMIMRHQEKELKGLNDNLEQKVADQLAQMLQERLAYEEELLVEKEKAETSSRLKSNILDNVNHEFRTPIAGIMGSAEILEMDAPEQMQEFVGFIKQSAYRLQSTLDAVVELSNLEHDAVLLNIQPVNLLDVAKDAVDRFKPLIRNKGLLFYPFLGEEAVHIEADEYAIKRILDHLLDNAVKFTHDGKISIDLDIEQDLVSIMIKDTGIGIANEFMPRLFDAFVQESDGISRSYEGIGIGLSISKRLAELMQGNLDASSEKNVGSTFILSFPIFTQTQPIQGAVSTDGTEAGTADKDSTDKDTAGQDTAGQNTAA
- a CDS encoding DEAD/DEAH box helicase, whose protein sequence is MITFDTLGLAKPVARGVASAGYEKPTPIQATAIPVALDGRDLFGSAQTGTGKTAAFVLPLLDRLVRGHRPDKNRRRKVRALVVVPTRELALQVDESVRKYAKHTGIKCLSVFGGTGMFQQIKRLRQGVDVLVATPGRLLDHMERGNARLGDVEVLVLDEADRMLDMGFIPDIKKIVASTPRERQTMFFSATMPQAIKKLASSILSDPEFIEVGERRSPAKTVKQRVCAVKQENKMALLTHLLKSEPIENVIVFSRTKHRADRIARRLSKSGFATAVLHSNRTQGQREHAIKGFRRGKYQIMVATNIAARGIDIDNISHVINYDTPEQPEEYIHRIGRTGRAESQGDAITFVGEGEITYQKNIERHAKKRLKHFEVEGITEMRGHPITIEPKSVRGGGKKKRYGGKSKGSGGGSRPYRGRKGGHGRKKKSNNVSPKFAS
- a CDS encoding DUF2306 domain-containing protein, with protein sequence MSNQIRYRLQPAWWVMTVLAIAVAGYAFVFPFIDKMGDSGMREKFASMPLAAWGHMIWGGLALLIGPFQLNKSLRRNSIGRHRLLGRVYLICVLLSGIAALVLAFSANGGLAASLGFAGLGIGWLVTGALAFTTIRKGDVAAHRRWMIRNYALTLAAVTLRIYLPVAMVSGLPFVPAYIAISWLCWVPNVLVAEWYFIRRPDKRSVRRAVA
- a CDS encoding TerB family tellurite resistance protein, with the protein product MIKSNETWTRTHDLALVYVALAYGTDNALSDEEVDTIMGTLQKWEAELTRENVQEIVLEAIAIYMQENASIEVTRTIRTLSKSLSEAERKQALEDVVRIAEADGVLLTSESSLITSLAEIWGVKADAQTLLEQTSATVADDPSWSLLHDMSLICIVLAHSTDNDLASSEIKAILERLHRWQPDLTDDALNKVVSEALNFYSSQPDQEALEASARAIKDTLPPIQRIAFLDDLTHIAHADGVLNDNEQAMIKSLSEGWGVEVKIKSESA
- a CDS encoding thioredoxin family protein, whose translation is MHTTQAIDYKARMATGLTYDEYLATWQAHMAMPLKGLDKNARKYLFYARYNAERSGRVESEYKMDQKLADLIDSIAAPQDWLILTEDWCVDSAYALPIISKAAARNPHINLRILLRDDNLDIMDQHLTDGGRSIPKLIAFGAEGTELFQWGPRPDTLKQLRETWKAAGIEGPKLSEQGVVWYEEGGWQMVETELIDAIANSEVLV